Proteins encoded within one genomic window of Melospiza melodia melodia isolate bMelMel2 chromosome 27, bMelMel2.pri, whole genome shotgun sequence:
- the SESN2 gene encoding sestrin-2 isoform X1, which yields MLVAGSPCSPAGPEEHRGCGARRDGQERGVEAARELARGPSAFIPLGEIPQEGGESSLHQLLEAFVSAGRVDHVAMVMGLHPQYLSSFWKTQCLLLRMDGPLPYHKRHYIAIMAAARHRCSYLVGLHMREFLQTGGSPAWLQGLHCAPQKLRNLNEINKLLAHRPWLVTKEHIEALLRPGQDSWSLAELVQALVLLTHYHSLASFVFGCGIRPEGEQDVGSSCWAPSPHSNSSPASGDSVGGSGGTDAMQEVEVLMERMKLLQENQLEEDGVTQEEMATRFELEKTESLLVPSSDVLDPSLQSNIRCFLEDPEFGYKDFTRRGEQAPPTFRAQDYTWEDHGYSLINRLYPDVGQLLDEKFQVVYNLTYNTIAMHCGVDTSVLRRAIWNYVHCVFGIRYDDYDYGEVNQLLERNLKVYIKTVACYPERTTKQIYAQFWRHFKHSEKVHINLLLLEARMQAALLYALRAVTRYMT from the exons ATGCTGGTCGCCGGCTCGCCGTGCAGCCCCGCGGGGCCGGAGGAGCACCGGGGctgcggggcccggcgggacggCCAG GAAAGAGGAGTTGAGGCTGCCCGGGAGCTGGCGAGGGGCCCCAGCGCCTTCATTCCCCTGGGAGAG ATCCCGCAGGAAGGTGGGGAGAGCAGCCTGCACCAGCTCCTCGAGGCCTTCGTCTCCGCAGGCAGGGTGGACCACGTCGCCATGGTCATGGGGCTGCACCCCCAGTACCTCAGCAGCTTCTGGAAgacccagtgcctcctgctgcgcATGGACGGGCCCCTGCCCTACCACAAGCGCCACTACATCGCCATCATG GCTGCAGCCCGGCACCGCTGCTCCTACCTGGTGGGGCTGCACATGAGGGAGTTCCTGCAGACGGGGGGCAGCCCTGcgtggctgcaggggctgcactgtgcCCCCCAGAAACTCCGGAACCTCAACGAGATCAACAAGCTGCTGGCGCACCGGCCCTGGCTCGTCACCAAGGAGCACATCGAG GCACTGCTGAGGCCGGGGCAGGACAGCTGGTCGCTGGCAGAGCTGGTGCAGGCGCTGGTGCTGCTCACCCACTACCACTCGCTGGCATCCTTTGTCTTCGGCTGCGGCATCAGACCCGAGGGGGAGCAGGACgtggggagcagctgctgggccccctcaccccacagcaacagcagccCCGCctctggggacagcgtggggggCTCTGGG GGCACAGATGCCATGCAGGAGGTGGAGGTGCTGATGGAGAGGATGAAGCTGCTGCAGgaaaaccagctggaggaggacgGAGTCACACAGGAGGAGATGGCAACACGCTTCGAGCTGGAGAAGACAGAGAGTTTGCTGGTCCCTTCCTCAG ATGTTTTGGATCCCTCGCTGCAGTCCAACATCCGCTGCTTCCTGGAGGACCCTGAGTTCGGATACAAGGACTTCACACGCAGGGGGGAGCAGGCCCCCCCCACTTTCCGTGCACAG GATTACACATGGGAGGACCACGGCTACTCGCTGATCAACCGCCTGTACCCAGACGTGGGACAGCTCCTGGATGAGAAGTTCCAGGTGGTTTACAACCTGACCTACAACACCATTGCCATGCACTGTGGCGTGGACACCTCCGTGCTGCGCCGCGCCATCTGGAACTACGTGCACTGCGTCTTCGGCATCCG CTATGATGACTACGACTACGGGGAGGTGAACCAGCTCCTGGAGCGCAACTTAAAGGTCTACATCAAGACAGTGGCCTGCTACCCGGAGAGGACAACCAAGCAGATCTACGCACAGTTCTGGAGGCACTTCAAGCACTCGGAGAAG GTGCACATCAACCTGCTCCTGCTGGAGGCACGCatgcaggcagctctgctctaCGCCCTCAGGGCTGTCACCCGCTACATGACCTGA
- the SESN2 gene encoding sestrin-2 isoform X2 — translation METPEPPVPPGAGRGGTGSGGPRRCPFRRQGAATGIPQEGGESSLHQLLEAFVSAGRVDHVAMVMGLHPQYLSSFWKTQCLLLRMDGPLPYHKRHYIAIMAAARHRCSYLVGLHMREFLQTGGSPAWLQGLHCAPQKLRNLNEINKLLAHRPWLVTKEHIEALLRPGQDSWSLAELVQALVLLTHYHSLASFVFGCGIRPEGEQDVGSSCWAPSPHSNSSPASGDSVGGSGGTDAMQEVEVLMERMKLLQENQLEEDGVTQEEMATRFELEKTESLLVPSSDVLDPSLQSNIRCFLEDPEFGYKDFTRRGEQAPPTFRAQDYTWEDHGYSLINRLYPDVGQLLDEKFQVVYNLTYNTIAMHCGVDTSVLRRAIWNYVHCVFGIRYDDYDYGEVNQLLERNLKVYIKTVACYPERTTKQIYAQFWRHFKHSEKVHINLLLLEARMQAALLYALRAVTRYMT, via the exons ATGGAGACCCccgagccccctgtgccccccggggctggcagggggggCACGGGCAGCGGGGGCCCCCGGCGGTGTCCGTTCCGGAGGCAGGGCGCTGCCACTGGG ATCCCGCAGGAAGGTGGGGAGAGCAGCCTGCACCAGCTCCTCGAGGCCTTCGTCTCCGCAGGCAGGGTGGACCACGTCGCCATGGTCATGGGGCTGCACCCCCAGTACCTCAGCAGCTTCTGGAAgacccagtgcctcctgctgcgcATGGACGGGCCCCTGCCCTACCACAAGCGCCACTACATCGCCATCATG GCTGCAGCCCGGCACCGCTGCTCCTACCTGGTGGGGCTGCACATGAGGGAGTTCCTGCAGACGGGGGGCAGCCCTGcgtggctgcaggggctgcactgtgcCCCCCAGAAACTCCGGAACCTCAACGAGATCAACAAGCTGCTGGCGCACCGGCCCTGGCTCGTCACCAAGGAGCACATCGAG GCACTGCTGAGGCCGGGGCAGGACAGCTGGTCGCTGGCAGAGCTGGTGCAGGCGCTGGTGCTGCTCACCCACTACCACTCGCTGGCATCCTTTGTCTTCGGCTGCGGCATCAGACCCGAGGGGGAGCAGGACgtggggagcagctgctgggccccctcaccccacagcaacagcagccCCGCctctggggacagcgtggggggCTCTGGG GGCACAGATGCCATGCAGGAGGTGGAGGTGCTGATGGAGAGGATGAAGCTGCTGCAGgaaaaccagctggaggaggacgGAGTCACACAGGAGGAGATGGCAACACGCTTCGAGCTGGAGAAGACAGAGAGTTTGCTGGTCCCTTCCTCAG ATGTTTTGGATCCCTCGCTGCAGTCCAACATCCGCTGCTTCCTGGAGGACCCTGAGTTCGGATACAAGGACTTCACACGCAGGGGGGAGCAGGCCCCCCCCACTTTCCGTGCACAG GATTACACATGGGAGGACCACGGCTACTCGCTGATCAACCGCCTGTACCCAGACGTGGGACAGCTCCTGGATGAGAAGTTCCAGGTGGTTTACAACCTGACCTACAACACCATTGCCATGCACTGTGGCGTGGACACCTCCGTGCTGCGCCGCGCCATCTGGAACTACGTGCACTGCGTCTTCGGCATCCG CTATGATGACTACGACTACGGGGAGGTGAACCAGCTCCTGGAGCGCAACTTAAAGGTCTACATCAAGACAGTGGCCTGCTACCCGGAGAGGACAACCAAGCAGATCTACGCACAGTTCTGGAGGCACTTCAAGCACTCGGAGAAG GTGCACATCAACCTGCTCCTGCTGGAGGCACGCatgcaggcagctctgctctaCGCCCTCAGGGCTGTCACCCGCTACATGACCTGA